One genomic region from Listeria monocytogenes encodes:
- a CDS encoding YitT family protein: protein MNKNKTGWNIAKIIVGALIFSLAVNVFAIPNNLGEGGVTGLTMMLYYLLGWTPAITTFIFNGILLIIGYKFLDRMTIVWTIVAISFTSIFLHFSEPLAFVANQTIVAAIFAGLMMGIGMGLIMNGGGTTAGSAILAKIANKYLGWNTSYALLFFDLLVVIPSVFVIGFENMLFTIVSLYISTKVLDFILEGYNPKKSVTIISDYYEEIATEIDANLERGITLFNGQGFYMRQDKKILYIVISRDQLLPLTKIVNKYDEKAFFIINDVQSVVGEGFTKQITSE from the coding sequence ATGAACAAAAATAAAACAGGTTGGAACATCGCAAAAATTATCGTGGGGGCGCTTATTTTCTCTCTCGCTGTCAACGTTTTTGCTATCCCGAATAATTTAGGAGAAGGCGGCGTTACTGGGCTAACAATGATGCTTTATTACTTGCTTGGCTGGACTCCTGCAATTACTACTTTTATATTTAATGGTATTTTACTTATTATTGGTTATAAGTTTCTTGATCGAATGACGATTGTCTGGACGATTGTTGCTATTAGTTTCACTTCGATATTTTTACATTTTTCTGAGCCACTTGCTTTCGTGGCAAATCAAACCATTGTTGCAGCAATTTTTGCTGGATTAATGATGGGTATTGGTATGGGTCTGATTATGAACGGTGGCGGAACAACAGCTGGTAGTGCTATCTTAGCGAAAATTGCTAATAAATATCTTGGGTGGAATACGAGTTATGCCCTACTATTCTTTGATTTACTTGTTGTTATCCCTTCTGTGTTTGTTATCGGATTTGAAAATATGCTATTTACCATCGTTTCACTTTATATTTCAACCAAAGTACTTGATTTCATTCTTGAAGGTTACAATCCTAAAAAGTCTGTGACGATTATTTCGGATTATTATGAAGAAATTGCTACTGAAATTGATGCGAATTTGGAGCGTGGTATTACCCTTTTCAATGGTCAAGGTTTCTATATGCGTCAAGATAAAAAAATTCTTTATATCGTGATAAGTCGTGATCAATTATTGCCCCTCACCAAAATCGTCAACAAATATGATGAAAAAGCATTCTTTATTATTAATGATGTACAAAGTGTTGTGGGTGAAGGCTTTACAAAACAAATAACAAGTGAGTGA
- the treR gene encoding trehalose operon repressor produces the protein MNKKNKFFDIYLELEQDITSGVYPAGTLLPSENVLAKRFSVSRETIRKALVLLLENGCIQKLQGKGSIVIDRERYSFPVSGLTSFKELQKSEQMNATTEVIRNEETTLPDRIADFAGLPHGSNCLAILRVRYLEGEATILDYDYLLDKTEPIANEILEDSLYQYLENEKGYEISYAQKEITVEPLNAEDKKYLALHGDTHVVVVKSTVFLKDTTLFQYTESRHRLDKFRFIDFARRR, from the coding sequence TTGAATAAGAAAAATAAGTTTTTTGACATTTATTTAGAATTAGAGCAAGACATTACATCTGGCGTTTATCCAGCAGGCACACTACTTCCAAGTGAAAATGTCCTGGCTAAGCGTTTTTCGGTGTCTCGTGAAACCATTAGAAAAGCACTTGTATTATTGCTTGAAAACGGCTGTATTCAAAAGCTCCAAGGAAAAGGCTCCATTGTTATTGACCGGGAACGTTATTCTTTTCCAGTCTCTGGATTAACTAGCTTTAAAGAATTACAAAAATCTGAACAGATGAATGCCACTACAGAAGTCATCCGGAATGAAGAGACAACTTTACCAGATCGAATTGCTGATTTTGCTGGTCTTCCGCACGGCTCAAACTGCTTAGCTATCCTCAGAGTGCGCTATTTAGAAGGAGAGGCAACTATTTTGGATTACGATTATTTATTAGACAAAACTGAACCAATTGCGAATGAGATTTTAGAAGACTCCTTGTATCAATACTTAGAAAATGAAAAAGGCTATGAAATCAGTTATGCTCAAAAAGAAATAACCGTGGAGCCACTGAATGCCGAAGATAAAAAATACTTAGCCTTACATGGTGATACACATGTGGTTGTCGTGAAAAGTACCGTGTTTTTAAAAGATACAACACTTTTTCAGTATACTGAATCGCGTCACCGGCTGGATAAATTCCGTTTTATTGATTTTGCTAGAAGACGCTAA
- a CDS encoding Crp/Fnr family transcriptional regulator, which produces MKQNILNNYVSTNDFPVITRGKRKYLTYEGLEDSYVYILKKGIIKTSIISRDGREFNLNYINKMDIISLLKDEYSQFANAPFNIRVESDTAELYQVDRVRFWKDVNRDVDLQIYVKDYYRTRLLQSIKKMQQMLMNGKLGAICTQLYELYTLFGVEIAPDQFLIDFLVSNEEIGHFCGINSASSVNRIFQQLKKEGVITMQNRYIIIKKLDVIQENVIF; this is translated from the coding sequence ATGAAGCAAAATATTCTTAATAATTATGTAAGCACAAATGATTTTCCAGTTATTACAAGGGGAAAACGTAAATATTTAACCTACGAGGGACTTGAAGATTCTTATGTCTACATACTTAAAAAAGGGATTATAAAAACAAGTATAATATCAAGGGATGGTAGGGAATTTAACTTGAATTATATTAATAAAATGGATATCATCTCCCTTTTAAAAGATGAATATTCACAGTTTGCGAATGCTCCGTTTAATATTCGCGTGGAATCTGATACAGCAGAACTATATCAAGTTGACCGGGTAAGATTCTGGAAAGACGTAAATCGTGATGTTGATTTGCAAATTTATGTAAAAGATTACTACCGTACGAGACTGCTGCAATCTATTAAAAAAATGCAACAAATGCTAATGAATGGAAAATTAGGTGCGATTTGTACGCAACTCTATGAACTTTATACACTTTTTGGAGTGGAAATAGCGCCTGATCAATTTTTGATTGATTTTCTAGTAAGCAATGAAGAAATTGGACATTTTTGCGGGATTAACTCCGCGAGTAGTGTGAATCGGATTTTCCAACAACTCAAAAAAGAAGGCGTCATTACGATGCAAAACCGCTATATTATTATTAAAAAATTAGATGTTATTCAAGAAAACGTTATTTTTTAA
- a CDS encoding MFS transporter: MKEKLFNKGFVLITLINFVVYLVYYLLMVIIAVIAQEELNASLGEAGFASGIYIIGTLLARLYMGKKLELFGRKRVLRFGILFFLITTMAYLYMPTIAIMFIIRFLNGFAYGTTSTATNAIVTAYIPNSRNGEGINYYGLSTSLAAAIGPFIGMILLSKTSFYTIIIFSTVIVLLTALLCFYLPVKNIILTNEHRKALQTWTVKSFIEYKVIPITFIAFLMGISYSSVLTFLASYAREINLVSAGTFFFVVYALVITFTRPMSGKLFDAKGEKYVMYPSYIFLAVGLVVLSTATSSLVLLISGGLIGLGYGTFMSNGQAVCLKVCEPHRIGIGLSTYFIGLDLGLGIGPYIMGEIHHVLSFQGIYIIAGAIAFICVFIYMFLSRKKVSSGAQEQLKGSEEV; encoded by the coding sequence ATGAAAGAAAAATTATTTAACAAGGGTTTTGTCTTAATAACATTGATTAACTTTGTCGTTTATCTCGTTTATTATTTGCTAATGGTTATTATCGCCGTTATTGCGCAAGAAGAGTTGAATGCCTCTCTGGGCGAAGCTGGATTTGCGTCTGGGATTTATATTATTGGAACGCTCCTTGCACGACTTTATATGGGGAAAAAGCTGGAATTGTTTGGCCGCAAGCGGGTATTAAGATTTGGGATATTATTTTTCTTAATAACCACCATGGCTTACTTATACATGCCAACGATTGCAATTATGTTCATTATTCGCTTTTTAAATGGGTTTGCATACGGTACAACATCGACAGCTACCAATGCAATTGTCACAGCGTATATTCCTAATTCCAGAAACGGTGAAGGCATTAATTATTATGGCCTCAGCACAAGTCTCGCAGCTGCGATTGGACCGTTCATCGGAATGATTTTACTTAGCAAAACGAGCTTTTACACAATTATTATTTTCTCCACGGTTATTGTCTTATTAACTGCGCTACTTTGCTTCTATTTACCAGTGAAAAATATTATTTTAACAAACGAACACCGGAAGGCTCTACAAACTTGGACAGTTAAAAGTTTTATTGAATATAAAGTTATTCCAATTACATTTATTGCTTTCTTAATGGGGATTTCTTATTCGAGTGTACTTACATTCCTTGCTTCATATGCCAGAGAAATTAATTTAGTGAGTGCCGGGACGTTCTTCTTTGTTGTCTATGCATTAGTTATTACCTTTACTCGTCCAATGTCTGGAAAACTCTTTGATGCGAAGGGCGAAAAATATGTGATGTATCCGAGTTATATCTTTTTAGCAGTTGGATTAGTGGTCCTTAGTACTGCAACATCAAGCCTCGTACTACTTATTTCAGGCGGCCTTATTGGTTTAGGTTATGGAACATTTATGTCGAATGGACAAGCTGTTTGTTTGAAAGTCTGCGAGCCCCATCGTATTGGGATTGGTTTATCTACGTACTTTATCGGGCTTGATTTAGGACTTGGTATTGGACCTTATATTATGGGTGAAATTCATCATGTTCTTTCATTCCAAGGTATTTACATTATTGCCGGAGCTATCGCATTTATTTGCGTCTTCATCTATATGTTTTTATCCAGAAAAAAAGTGTCCAGTGGTGCACAGGAACAACTAAAAGGGAGTGAAGAAGTATGA
- the treP gene encoding PTS system trehalose-specific EIIBC component: MVDYKKDASALLELIGGKENISSVTHCATRMRFVLQDPDNADVEAIEDIPAVKGTFTQAGQFQVIIGNDVAIFYNEFSKISGVEGVNKEDAKVDAKKNMSLLQRLLAGLAEIFTPLIPAIVVGGLILGFRNVIGDIKFLEDGTKTIVDVYPFWAGVYSFLWLIGEAVFHFLPVGITWSIAKKMGTTQILGIVLGLTLVSPQLLNAYSVVETKAGDIPVWDFGFAQVQMIGYQAQVIPAIMAGFLLAYLEIWLRKFIPNAISMIFVPFFALVPTVLAAHVILGPIGWKIGDAISNVVYAGLTGGLSWLFAALFGFLYAPLVVTGLHHMTNAIDLQLMSQFGGTNLWPMIALSNIAQGSAVLAIIFLHRGNEKEEQVSIPATISCYLGVTEPAMFGINLKYLYPFVAAMIGSAIAAVVSVSSGVMANSIGVGGLPGILSINPKYYAVFAVCMLITIVVPFILTVLFRKYNILNKVDTAPIRTFGKKEYRESAKTTN; the protein is encoded by the coding sequence ATGGTTGACTATAAAAAGGATGCAAGCGCTCTCTTAGAATTAATAGGTGGCAAAGAAAATATTTCATCTGTTACACATTGTGCAACAAGAATGCGTTTTGTGTTGCAAGACCCAGATAACGCCGACGTGGAAGCTATCGAAGACATTCCAGCTGTAAAAGGAACGTTTACCCAAGCTGGACAATTTCAAGTTATTATAGGTAATGATGTAGCTATTTTTTATAATGAATTTTCAAAAATTAGTGGCGTGGAAGGTGTAAATAAAGAGGATGCCAAAGTAGATGCTAAGAAAAATATGAGCTTACTTCAACGTTTACTTGCTGGATTAGCTGAAATTTTCACACCGTTAATTCCTGCAATCGTTGTAGGTGGTCTTATTCTCGGTTTCCGTAATGTTATCGGTGATATTAAGTTTTTAGAAGACGGTACTAAGACCATTGTTGATGTGTATCCATTTTGGGCTGGTGTTTATAGTTTCTTGTGGTTAATTGGTGAAGCTGTATTCCATTTCTTACCTGTTGGGATTACATGGTCCATCGCGAAAAAAATGGGAACCACACAAATTCTTGGGATTGTCCTTGGTTTAACGCTTGTTTCCCCGCAATTACTAAATGCTTATAGCGTTGTTGAAACAAAAGCTGGCGACATTCCAGTTTGGGACTTTGGCTTTGCTCAAGTACAGATGATTGGGTATCAAGCACAAGTTATTCCTGCCATTATGGCTGGATTCTTACTAGCCTATCTCGAAATTTGGTTACGTAAATTTATTCCAAATGCCATCTCGATGATTTTCGTTCCATTCTTTGCTCTCGTACCTACTGTTCTTGCAGCTCATGTTATTCTTGGACCAATTGGTTGGAAAATTGGCGACGCGATTTCGAACGTCGTTTATGCTGGCTTGACTGGTGGACTAAGTTGGTTATTCGCCGCACTATTTGGCTTCCTATATGCCCCGCTCGTTGTCACGGGACTCCATCATATGACCAATGCTATTGATTTACAATTAATGAGTCAATTTGGTGGAACGAATCTCTGGCCGATGATCGCACTTTCTAACATCGCCCAAGGGTCCGCTGTTCTAGCAATTATTTTCTTACATCGCGGCAATGAAAAAGAAGAACAAGTTTCAATTCCAGCAACTATTTCCTGTTATCTGGGTGTAACAGAACCTGCGATGTTTGGTATTAACTTGAAGTACTTATATCCATTCGTAGCTGCTATGATTGGTTCCGCAATTGCGGCTGTGGTTTCTGTGTCTAGTGGTGTCATGGCTAACTCAATTGGTGTCGGAGGACTACCTGGAATCTTGTCTATTAACCCTAAATATTACGCAGTTTTTGCAGTATGTATGTTAATAACGATTGTTGTTCCTTTCATTCTAACTGTATTATTCCGCAAATATAATATTTTAAACAAAGTAGATACTGCACCAATTCGTACGTTTGGTAAAAAGGAGTATCGTGAATCTGCAAAAACAACCAACTAA
- the treC gene encoding alpha,alpha-phosphotrehalase, with translation MTKFAQKTIYQVYPKSFYDTTGDGTGDIPGITAKLDYLQKLGIEMIWLNPFYPSPQNDNGYDIADYTAVDPLFGTMDDVTTLIKEAKKRNIGIMIDLVLNHTSTEHPWFKKALAGDPFYRDFYYFRPAKADGSPPTNWVSKFGGNAWEKLPDSSEYYLHLYDVTQADLDWANPNVREALFDVVNFWIDKGVEGFRLDVLNVIAKPKFLEDDFEGDGRRFYTDGPGIHAYLKELHERTFGDKPIVTVGEMSSTDIDNCIRYSNPDEKELSMVFHFHHLKVDYPDGEKWRLADVNFENLKSIFHTWQVAMSDENGWDALFWNNHDQPRALGRFASDKPEHYYHSATLLGATIHFMRGTPFVYMGEEIGMMNPKFPSIDDYVDVETLNHFDILQKNGLSEQEVMEIIKERSRDNSRTPMQWDDSQNAGFTTGTPWLKVADNAKEINVQTALSNKASIFYFYQKLIALRKEHPVIQTGDYTPCLTEEDSIIAYKRSNETTSLLSIHHFGSEKKKIQLPTEFLNAEVLLSNYERQRISSELELAPYETLTLIQ, from the coding sequence ATGACAAAGTTTGCTCAAAAAACAATTTATCAAGTGTATCCGAAATCCTTTTATGATACGACTGGCGATGGTACTGGGGATATTCCCGGTATCACCGCCAAGCTTGATTATTTACAAAAACTCGGAATTGAGATGATTTGGCTGAATCCATTTTATCCTTCTCCGCAAAATGATAACGGCTATGATATCGCTGACTATACCGCGGTTGATCCTTTATTTGGTACGATGGACGATGTGACAACGCTTATCAAGGAAGCGAAAAAAAGAAATATTGGGATTATGATTGACTTAGTATTAAATCATACTTCCACAGAGCATCCTTGGTTTAAAAAAGCGCTTGCTGGTGATCCATTCTATCGTGATTTTTACTATTTCCGCCCAGCAAAAGCCGATGGTTCCCCTCCAACAAATTGGGTTTCCAAATTCGGTGGTAATGCTTGGGAAAAATTGCCTGACTCCTCTGAGTACTATTTGCATTTATACGATGTTACTCAAGCTGATTTAGACTGGGCCAATCCGAATGTACGCGAGGCACTCTTTGATGTCGTGAATTTTTGGATTGATAAAGGCGTGGAAGGTTTTCGTTTAGATGTATTAAATGTGATTGCCAAACCTAAGTTTTTAGAAGATGATTTTGAGGGTGATGGCCGTCGTTTTTATACAGATGGACCGGGAATTCATGCTTATTTAAAAGAACTACATGAACGAACTTTTGGCGATAAACCTATTGTAACAGTTGGAGAAATGTCATCTACGGATATTGATAACTGCATTCGTTATAGTAATCCAGACGAAAAAGAATTATCGATGGTTTTTCATTTCCATCATTTGAAAGTAGACTATCCTGATGGAGAAAAATGGCGTTTAGCGGATGTGAATTTCGAGAACTTGAAATCTATTTTCCATACGTGGCAAGTTGCGATGTCAGATGAAAATGGTTGGGATGCGCTTTTCTGGAATAACCATGACCAACCTCGAGCACTTGGTCGCTTTGCTTCCGACAAGCCGGAACATTATTATCATTCTGCGACCCTACTTGGCGCAACGATTCATTTTATGCGCGGGACACCGTTTGTTTATATGGGGGAAGAAATTGGTATGATGAATCCAAAATTCCCTAGCATTGATGATTATGTGGATGTGGAAACGCTCAACCATTTTGATATTTTACAAAAAAACGGACTTAGTGAACAGGAAGTAATGGAGATTATTAAAGAACGTTCGCGCGATAACAGCCGGACTCCTATGCAATGGGACGATTCGCAAAATGCCGGTTTTACGACTGGTACCCCTTGGCTAAAAGTGGCTGATAATGCAAAGGAAATAAATGTTCAAACTGCTTTATCTAATAAAGCGAGCATTTTCTATTTTTACCAAAAACTAATCGCACTCCGGAAAGAGCATCCTGTCATTCAAACGGGTGATTACACACCATGTTTGACGGAAGAAGATTCTATTATCGCCTATAAGCGTTCAAACGAAACTACTTCCCTTCTTTCCATTCATCATTTTGGTTCCGAGAAGAAAAAAATTCAACTACCAACTGAGTTTTTAAATGCTGAAGTACTTCTTTCTAATTATGAGCGCCAGAGAATCAGTTCTGAACTGGAATTAGCGCCATATGAAACATTAACATTAATACAATAA
- a CDS encoding NUDIX hydrolase has translation MKHIRVAAIIRHQNKILLHTTKNENYWTLPGGAVENELTKEGLQREMREELGEEVTIRELKIIAENRFVYRGEEMDSIEFYYIVELYPNSALLELSTFTKIEQFGQNGETDYELNFKWFEIDKVSEIEILPKFLQTELTQLSSDRIKHIQ, from the coding sequence ATGAAACATATAAGAGTAGCAGCGATTATCAGGCATCAAAACAAAATTTTACTCCACACAACTAAAAATGAAAATTATTGGACATTGCCGGGTGGCGCTGTTGAAAATGAGTTAACTAAAGAAGGATTACAGCGAGAAATGAGAGAAGAACTTGGAGAAGAAGTGACTATTCGAGAGTTAAAAATTATCGCGGAAAATCGCTTTGTATATCGTGGCGAGGAAATGGATAGTATTGAGTTTTATTATATTGTGGAGTTATATCCAAATAGCGCACTATTAGAACTTTCGACGTTTACAAAAATAGAACAGTTTGGGCAGAACGGGGAGACAGATTACGAGTTAAATTTTAAATGGTTTGAAATAGACAAGGTGAGTGAGATAGAAATATTGCCAAAATTTCTCCAAACAGAGCTAACTCAACTTTCAAGTGATCGTATAAAACACATTCAATAA